TCCACCTGCGGCGCGCCGTCCACCTCCACCAGCTTCGCGCGCAAGAGCTCGTGCACCCGGCGCGTCACCGACGAGCGCGACACGCCCATGGACAGCCGCAGCCGCCCCAGGTTCTGCGGCGTCGTCGTCAGCGCGAGGATGATCCGGTGCATCAGCGGCTGGCTGGGGCTGGGCGGCGACAGCGCCTTCACGCTCAGCGCGTCGATGGGCAGCGCCTTGTCCACGTCCCCCTGCTCGTCCACCCAGCGCAGGGACTCGAAGAGCAGCTCGCGGATGCTCATGTCGGACGGCACCCAGTCCTCACCGGTGCGGTCCGCGTCCTCCGTCCAGTGGAAGGTGCCCTGCCCCGCGATGGTCAGGTCCGTCATCGCCGCGAACAGCTCCTCGCGGCCCAGGTCGCGCACCCACCGCGCCTGCACCCCGTGCGCGTCGAAGGCCGCGTCCACGTCTGGCGTGCGCGCCAGCTCGTCGAACGCCGCCAGCACGCGCGTGCCCGCCGCCAGCTTCGGCAGCGACAGCAGGCGGGCCACCCGGCCGCGCAGGCCTTCACTCGCGGTGGCGCCCACCTGGCCGGACAGGAGGAACAACTTGCGCTCGCCTGCCTCCCACGACAGCTGGAGCGTCCCCGTCTTGCGGGAGCTGTCCAACCATTGAAGGAACTCGGGGAGCGGGTAGCTGAAGAGGTCGCCGTGGATGGCCATGCGTGTCGGATTCGAGGATACAGTCCCAGGCCGTGCGCGTCGCGGTCCTGTTCATCGACGGGGTGGGCATCGGACGGAAGGACCCGGCCGTGAACCCGCTCGCGGACCGCGACCACCTCCTGTCCTGGTTCCAGGACGCCCCCGTCCCCGCCCTGCCCCATGGCGGCATGGGCCTTCCGGTGGACCCCACCTTCGGCGTACCCGGCCGGCCCCAGTCCGCCTCCAACCAGACGGCCATCCTCACCGGTGACCCCGCCCCCGTCCTCGTGGGCGGCCACGTGCTGGGCTACCCCAACACCGCCCTGAAGGATTTGCTCGCGGAGCGCTCCATCGTGCGGCGCCTCAAGGCCGCGGGCCGCACCGCCACCTTCGCCAACGCGTACCCCGCGCCGTACCTGGACGCGCTCGGCGTTCCCCGGCGCCCGTCCACGTCCCCGCCGGAGTTCACCCTGTCGGAGCGCCACGCGCGCAAGGTGCGCCCCTCGGCCGCGAAGCTCGCCTTCGCCGCGGGAGGCGAAGCGCTGCGCACGCTGGACGACGCGCGGGCCGGCGACGGCCTCACCCACGACATCACCGGCGACGCCGCTCGCGCGCACGGACTGGACGTGCCCCACCGCACGCCCGGCGAAGCCGCGGCCCTGTTCTGGCGCATCGCGGGACAGGCGGACTTCACCTTCTTCGAGCACTACCTCGCCGACGAGGCCGGCCACGCCCAGGACTTCACGGCCGCCCGCCTGGCGCTCGACACCTTCGACGCCTTCCTGCGCGCCGTGGCGGCCACCCGGCCCTCGGATGCACGGGTGTTGGTGTGCAGTGACCACGGCAACGTGGAGGACCTGTCGGTTCGAGGACACACCGTGCACGCCGTGCCCATGCTCTACTTCGGTCCCTCCGCCCCGGAGGTAGCGTCGTTCTCCACCGTCGCGGACGTGGGTCGCGCGGTGATCCGCTGGCTCGGGGCCAACTAGAGGGACGCTGGATGCGGGTGGGCGGTACCGGACGATGGAGCCTGCTGCCCGCCCTGCTCGGGACGACGCTGCTCCTTTCCGCGTGCGCCTCCGTGCAGAAGGCCCCCAGCCCCACCGCCACGCTGGCGCTGCCCGGCGGTGAGTTCCTCTTCGAGCACTCCGCGAAGGACGCCCAGTCCGCGGACATGGTCCGCCGCGCCGTGGAGAACGCCGCGCCCCACCTGGCCCGCTGGGGCACCTTCCAGGAGCCCGTCACCCTGGTCATCCACCCGAACCACGCCGCCCTGGAGCGCGCCGCCCGCCGCTCCGGCTACGACTTCCTGCGCGCCTGGGCCCGCTACGAGCAGGTGGAGGTCCAGAGCCCCCGCACCTGGACGAGCGCCGGCGCCAGCCAGAAGCAGGTGGACGAGCTGCTCCTGCACGAGCTCACCCACAGCCTCATGTGGCAGGCGTCCGCCTCCGTGTCGGACTGGACGAAGAAGGGCATCCCGCTGTGGTTCAGCGAGGGCATGGCCTCGTACACCGCCAGCCAGGGCTACCGCGTCCCCAGCCTGGAGGACCTGGCCCGCTTCCTCCACCAGTACCCCCAGGCGGATCCGCTCGCCCGCGCCGAGTCGCTCTACGAGACCGAGAACGCCACCGTCTACGGCGCCGCCCACCACGCCTTCACCTTCCTCATGGAGCGCTACGGCGAAAGGCGCGTCCGGGGCGTGCTCGCCGCCATGCGCGGGGGCCAGGACTTCACCGGCGGCTTCCAGGAGGCCATCGGCTTGCCCGTGGACGCCTTCCTCCGCGACTTCCGCCGCTACGTGTACCTGCGCGGCTTCAAGGGGGGCCGGCTGACCCCACCCAAGCCCCTTCCGCGCCCGGAAGTGCGCGGAGTTCCTGGGAATCCCCAGCCTGCACCGTCATCCGCCCCACATTCGCCCACTCCCGCGCCACCGGACACAACTCCGGAGGCCCCAAGTCCGACAAGTTGAGCAAGCCCGCTATGCGTGGGCCGCCGGAGGATTGCCCCGTGACTGATTCCAAAATCAACCGCCCGAAACTCTCCTCGACCCCCGCCACGGGTAGCACCACTCCCAACGCCGCCGCGCTGGCCGAGCGGCAGAAGGCCGCCGCCGCGAAGGCCGCCGCCGCGAAGCGCAACCAGTCTGGCTTCGAATCCACGCCCGCGGCCGGCGCCCGCGCCCCGGTGGCTGGCACCGGCAACCTGGCCCGCTCCGCCAACGCGAGCGCGCTCCTGGGTGCCGCGCCCACGTCCGCGGTGAAGAACGGCGCGACGGTGGCGAACCCCACCACCCGCACCATCACCTTCACGTACGACGCGGGCCCGCACGCGGCGCTCACCAACCCGAAGCTCAAGGGCAGCTGGGACGCGGACGGCCGCTACAACGCGCAGTGGTCCTCTGGCGGCATCCCCATGAAGCCGCTGGGCAACGGCAAGTACGAGGCCACGGTGAAGGTGGCGGACGACGGCCTGGCCCATAACTGGGAGTGGGGCGTCAGCGTGGACGGCCCGTCCGGCAAGGACCAGTGGGCGGTGATGGGCGAGGGCAACCTCAAGTTGGATCTGTCCAAGCCCACCGCGTCCTACTCGCCCACGACGTACCACACGATGGGTGCGCAGAAGTCCGGCCAGGACGTGAACTTCAAGTTCTGGGCGCCGGACGCGCGGGCCGTGCAGGTGAAGGTGACGGACAAGGAGGGCCGCGAGCAGCGCATCCCCATGACGCGCGACGAGGGCGGCAACTGGACCACGCAGGCCAAGGGCGCGTGGTCGCAGATGGAGGGCAAGGCCTACGTCTACGAAGTGGTGGACTCCACGGGCGCCGTGAGCGACCGGCCGGACCCCTACGCGCGCCGGATGATGGGCGAGCAGCGCGGCCTGGACCGGCTCTACCTGGACCCCACGCGCGGCAAGGAGGTGGACCGCTACTTCACCGGCGCCACCGGCCTGATGCGCTTCGACATCGACAGCGCGGAGGACGCGGACAGCGCGTACCTCGTCCTCAAGGACGGCGACGGCAACCCGCTCAACAAGCAGCAGCTCCAGGAGCGCCTGGGCAAGTTCGACGACACCCTCATCGACAAGCTGCGCGGCGGGAAGTTCAACGACTTCTGGTCGCGCAACGTCACCGACGACGGCCGCATCAAGATGACCAACCAGGCCGGCGCGTGGACGACGCTCGTCAACGACCCGGACAAGCTGGTGGGCCTGCGCTACGAGTTCCAGGTGTTCGACAAGGACGCGCAGGGCAAGCTGCACCTGCGCGACGACGTGAACAACGACGGCAAGCTGTCCGACGTGGAGCGCCGGGCGTCCACGGAGAACGACCCCTGGAGCAACCTCATCACCAAGGGCAGCGGCGTGGACTTCCGCGGCTCCATCCTCACCGACCCCACGACGTTCCAGTTCAAGAACGACGACGTCCCGCGTGAGAAGGATCCGTCCAAGTGGGTGGTGTACCAGGCCCACGTGGGCAGCTTCATGGGCGAGGCGGGCAACGCCAACCGCTCCACCATGGAGGACATGATCAAGAAGCTGGATTACTTCAAGGAGCTGGGCGTCACCACGCTGGAGCTGTTGCCCACCAACGAGGTGGAGGGCCCGCGCAACTGGGGCTACCTGGGCGTCAACAGCCTGGCCACGGAGAGCTCCTTCGGCTTCGAGGACGAGAACGGCCAGTGGGTGGAGGGCGATGAGGCCCTCAAGCGCTTCATCGACGAGGCCCACGGCAAGGGCCTGAACGTGGTGTCGGACGTCGTCTACAACCACGTCTTCGGCGACCACAACGGCCTGTGGAACGTGGGCGGCCCCAGCAACCCCTACTTCAACTGGTCCAAGCAGCCCGGCCAGTTCGAGCAGCGCGACACCCCGTGGGGCGCCGTGCCCGCGTACAACACGCCGCAGGTGAAGCAGCTCTTCGTGGACCACGCCGTGCAGCAGATCGCCGAGCTGAAGTTCGACGGCCTGCGCTTCGACTTCACGGAGCCCATCAAGGGCACGGGCGGCAAGGACGGCTGGGAGATGCTCCGGGAGATCAACCGCCAGGTGCACTTCCTCAACCCCAACGCGTGGACCGTGGCGGAGCAGTTCGACTACGAGCCGGACATCTCGCGCCCGGCGAAGTCGGACGGCACGGGCGGCGGCTTCGACGCCCAGTGGTACACGGAGTTCCAGCACCGGCTGGTGCGCGACAACAGCAAGCCGGGCCTCATCCAGGCCGCCGCGCGCGGGATGAAGACGGACGTGGATGCGTTCGTGAACCTGATGACGAACCCGCGCGGCCTGGACGGCTGGAAGCACGCGCTGTCCATCATCTCCAACCACGACGAGGTGGGGAACGCGGAGCGCACCCTGGACACCGCGGAGGGCGCGAACCCCACCGACTTCCCGGACAACTGGTCGCGCGGCGCCGCCCGCTTCGCCGCCGGCATCGGCATGGCCGGCCCCGGCATCCCCATGTTCTTCCAGGGTGACGAGTTCGGCGCCCAGAACTCCTTCAAGTGGGGCAACCCGTCCACCTGGGACAGCGACTGGAGCTGGCAGGACATCGGCAAGGGCGTGGACTTCGGCAAGGTGACGTTCAACGACACCACCAAGGCCACCTACGAGCGCCTCTTCGAGCTGTCCCCGGACGCGCGCGCGAAGGACAGCGCGTACAAGGCCTTCTCCGCGGATGACAAGAAGCTGTTCGCGGAAGTGGCCGCGCTGCCCGCCTCCGAGCGCCGGGACGCGATGATCGACATCACCCGCCGGCAGTCCTTCAACTTCTACAAGGACTCCATCGGCCTGCGGAACAGCAGCGACGCCTTCAGCGCCGCGGCCGAGGTGAAGCGCGTCTACACCCACAACGACGACAGCGTGATGGCCTTCACGCGCAAGTCGGGCAACGAGGAGTTCCTCGTGGTGGGCAGCCTCAACAAGAAGAACCTGGAGGGCTACTCGCTGCCGCTGCCCCCGGGCCAGT
This DNA window, taken from Corallococcus coralloides DSM 2259, encodes the following:
- a CDS encoding metalloenzyme, with protein sequence MRVAVLFIDGVGIGRKDPAVNPLADRDHLLSWFQDAPVPALPHGGMGLPVDPTFGVPGRPQSASNQTAILTGDPAPVLVGGHVLGYPNTALKDLLAERSIVRRLKAAGRTATFANAYPAPYLDALGVPRRPSTSPPEFTLSERHARKVRPSAAKLAFAAGGEALRTLDDARAGDGLTHDITGDAARAHGLDVPHRTPGEAAALFWRIAGQADFTFFEHYLADEAGHAQDFTAARLALDTFDAFLRAVAATRPSDARVLVCSDHGNVEDLSVRGHTVHAVPMLYFGPSAPEVASFSTVADVGRAVIRWLGAN
- a CDS encoding alpha amylase C-terminal domain-containing protein produces the protein MTDSKINRPKLSSTPATGSTTPNAAALAERQKAAAAKAAAAKRNQSGFESTPAAGARAPVAGTGNLARSANASALLGAAPTSAVKNGATVANPTTRTITFTYDAGPHAALTNPKLKGSWDADGRYNAQWSSGGIPMKPLGNGKYEATVKVADDGLAHNWEWGVSVDGPSGKDQWAVMGEGNLKLDLSKPTASYSPTTYHTMGAQKSGQDVNFKFWAPDARAVQVKVTDKEGREQRIPMTRDEGGNWTTQAKGAWSQMEGKAYVYEVVDSTGAVSDRPDPYARRMMGEQRGLDRLYLDPTRGKEVDRYFTGATGLMRFDIDSAEDADSAYLVLKDGDGNPLNKQQLQERLGKFDDTLIDKLRGGKFNDFWSRNVTDDGRIKMTNQAGAWTTLVNDPDKLVGLRYEFQVFDKDAQGKLHLRDDVNNDGKLSDVERRASTENDPWSNLITKGSGVDFRGSILTDPTTFQFKNDDVPREKDPSKWVVYQAHVGSFMGEAGNANRSTMEDMIKKLDYFKELGVTTLELLPTNEVEGPRNWGYLGVNSLATESSFGFEDENGQWVEGDEALKRFIDEAHGKGLNVVSDVVYNHVFGDHNGLWNVGGPSNPYFNWSKQPGQFEQRDTPWGAVPAYNTPQVKQLFVDHAVQQIAELKFDGLRFDFTEPIKGTGGKDGWEMLREINRQVHFLNPNAWTVAEQFDYEPDISRPAKSDGTGGGFDAQWYTEFQHRLVRDNSKPGLIQAAARGMKTDVDAFVNLMTNPRGLDGWKHALSIISNHDEVGNAERTLDTAEGANPTDFPDNWSRGAARFAAGIGMAGPGIPMFFQGDEFGAQNSFKWGNPSTWDSDWSWQDIGKGVDFGKVTFNDTTKATYERLFELSPDARAKDSAYKAFSADDKKLFAEVAALPASERRDAMIDITRRQSFNFYKDSIGLRNSSDAFSAAAEVKRVYTHNDDSVMAFTRKSGNEEFLVVGSLNKKNLEGYSLPLPPGQWKEVLNSDAAVYGGGNFGNYGATLNGGNTPVNIPAGGYVVMKKVG
- a CDS encoding DUF4388 domain-containing protein, whose amino-acid sequence is MAIHGDLFSYPLPEFLQWLDSSRKTGTLQLSWEAGERKLFLLSGQVGATASEGLRGRVARLLSLPKLAAGTRVLAAFDELARTPDVDAAFDAHGVQARWVRDLGREELFAAMTDLTIAGQGTFHWTEDADRTGEDWVPSDMSIRELLFESLRWVDEQGDVDKALPIDALSVKALSPPSPSQPLMHRIILALTTTPQNLGRLRLSMGVSRSSVTRRVHELLRAKLVEVDGAPQVEADPVAEMLEKGAVLMREGQYDAAGIVCASLLASDPADRRVREFARLVQREHVAALYADLPPLVVPQLIQSPQAMVMLKPEERQIAGLVSGTWDVSTLVLASPARELETLKTLAKLHRMGLLQLTLPR